In Micromonospora sp. LH3U1, one genomic interval encodes:
- a CDS encoding ATP-binding protein, translating into MTDADLDSPGEAVGRVLGTADATPLQFWTAVAPGSYLQLDDVVVTRRELPNREPVTIAGVVTQVRARHEGAQFDSDVFAIADGTLPAQVQEAAEITTTRVDPELYVPPTPGAVVHRAEGDARARALHFDRMERRIPMGMGRDGVPVYLNADFLDGSRGAHVSISGISGVATKTSFATFLLYSVFRSGVLGGDAVNAKALIFNVKGEDLLFLDHPNTRLDEPTRASYAKLGLSAGAFPDVRVYAPPRVGDAAGTPDVSSRLTGVDSFYWTLSEFCADRLLPYVFADADDERQQYTMVVHSVAAHLARYAQPADGGVSIDGVRLGSYGDLVDHIVDQLNDDETRSDWAGSAVGLGTVNAFARRLIGSKKDLARLIRGDLATRRPHSINTSESAQVTVVDLHNLPDRAQRFVVGVTLKSEFERKEKSGTAKPLLFVVLDELNKYAPREGSSPIKEVLLDIAERGRSLGVILIGAQQTASEVERRIVTNSAIRVVGRLDPAEASRPEYGFLPPAQRQRALLAKPGTMFVNQPDIPVPLCLEFPFPAWATRVSEAGRAPSETLRSITQSADPFAVVGSGGGSTDDDIPF; encoded by the coding sequence ATGACCGACGCCGACCTCGACAGTCCTGGCGAGGCGGTCGGGCGGGTGCTGGGCACCGCCGACGCCACCCCGTTGCAGTTCTGGACGGCCGTGGCGCCCGGCAGCTACCTCCAGCTCGACGACGTGGTGGTCACCCGGCGCGAGCTGCCCAATCGGGAGCCGGTGACGATCGCCGGGGTGGTCACCCAGGTCCGCGCTCGGCACGAGGGCGCCCAGTTCGACTCCGACGTGTTCGCCATCGCCGATGGCACGCTGCCCGCGCAGGTGCAGGAGGCGGCCGAGATCACCACGACGCGGGTCGATCCGGAGCTCTACGTGCCGCCGACCCCGGGTGCGGTGGTGCACCGGGCCGAGGGTGACGCCCGGGCGCGCGCGCTGCACTTCGACCGGATGGAGCGGCGCATCCCGATGGGGATGGGTCGCGACGGCGTGCCGGTCTACCTCAACGCCGACTTCCTCGACGGCAGCCGGGGCGCACACGTCTCCATCTCCGGCATCTCCGGGGTGGCCACCAAGACCAGCTTCGCCACCTTCCTGCTCTACTCGGTCTTCCGCTCCGGGGTGCTGGGTGGCGACGCGGTCAACGCCAAGGCGCTGATCTTCAACGTCAAGGGTGAGGATCTGCTCTTCCTGGACCACCCCAACACCCGCCTCGACGAGCCCACCCGCGCGTCGTACGCGAAGCTCGGGTTGAGCGCCGGCGCCTTCCCCGACGTCCGGGTGTACGCGCCGCCCCGGGTCGGTGACGCGGCCGGCACGCCGGATGTGAGCAGCCGGCTCACCGGGGTGGATTCGTTCTACTGGACGCTGAGCGAGTTCTGCGCCGACCGCCTGCTGCCGTACGTCTTCGCCGACGCCGACGACGAGCGCCAGCAGTACACGATGGTGGTCCACTCGGTGGCCGCGCACCTGGCCCGCTACGCCCAGCCCGCCGACGGCGGGGTGAGCATCGACGGGGTGCGGCTCGGCTCCTACGGCGATCTCGTCGACCACATCGTCGACCAGCTCAACGACGACGAGACCCGCTCCGACTGGGCGGGCAGCGCGGTCGGTCTGGGCACCGTCAACGCGTTCGCGCGACGGTTGATCGGCAGTAAGAAGGACCTCGCCCGGCTGATCCGCGGTGACCTCGCCACCCGCCGCCCGCACTCGATCAACACCAGCGAGTCCGCGCAGGTCACCGTGGTCGACCTGCACAACCTTCCGGACCGCGCCCAGCGGTTCGTGGTCGGCGTGACGCTCAAGAGCGAGTTCGAGCGCAAGGAGAAGTCCGGCACCGCCAAGCCGTTGCTCTTCGTCGTCCTCGACGAGCTCAACAAGTACGCCCCGCGGGAGGGCTCCTCCCCGATCAAGGAGGTCCTGCTGGACATCGCCGAGCGGGGCCGCTCGCTCGGGGTGATCCTGATCGGCGCGCAGCAGACGGCGAGCGAGGTGGAGCGGCGGATCGTCACCAACTCGGCGATCCGGGTGGTCGGTCGGCTCGACCCGGCCGAGGCCTCCCGCCCGGAATACGGTTTCCTCCCGCCCGCGCAGCGACAGCGGGCGTTGCTGGCCAAGCCGGGCACCATGTTCGTCAACCAGCCGGACATCCCGGTGCCGCTCTGTCTGGAGTTCCCGTTCCCGGCCTGGGCCACCCGGGTCTCCGAGGCGGGCCGGGCACCATCGGAGACGCTGCGCTCGATCACCCAGTCCGCCGACCCGTTCGCCGTGGTGGGCTCCGGTGGCGGCAGCACCGACGACGACATCCCGTTCTAG
- a CDS encoding SigE family RNA polymerase sigma factor: MNSDFGAFVATSGPRLLRFAVLITGQRADAEDLLQEVLEQAYPRWHAVRQRQPEAYLRRAMTNRLVSRWRSPWNRRRVAGVPDAVPQQDETTRVDDRELLLAALRELPPRMRAVVVLRYWLGFSEAETAAELECSVGSVKSQASRGLHRLRARLEAVGVAPLDLDLAEENHA; the protein is encoded by the coding sequence ATGAATAGCGACTTCGGCGCCTTCGTCGCGACGAGCGGCCCGCGACTGCTCCGCTTCGCCGTTCTGATCACCGGGCAGCGGGCGGACGCTGAGGACCTGCTGCAGGAGGTGTTGGAGCAGGCGTACCCGCGCTGGCACGCAGTCCGACAGCGGCAGCCGGAGGCCTACCTGCGTCGCGCGATGACCAATCGGCTCGTCAGCCGGTGGCGCTCGCCGTGGAACCGACGTCGGGTCGCAGGCGTTCCGGACGCGGTGCCGCAGCAGGATGAGACGACCCGGGTCGACGACCGGGAGCTGCTGCTGGCGGCGTTGCGCGAGCTTCCGCCGCGGATGCGGGCAGTCGTGGTGCTCCGGTACTGGCTTGGCTTCTCCGAGGCGGAGACAGCCGCCGAACTGGAATGTTCCGTGGGCTCGGTGAAGAGCCAGGCTTCCCGTGGTCTGCACCGCCTGCGGGCCCGGCTGGAGGCCGTCGGCGTTGCCCCACTCGACCTCGACCTCGCAGAGGAGAACCATGCGTGA
- a CDS encoding pyrimidine reductase family protein — translation MTVGIPIRRLWPEPSTQPLDDTALTALYGRADKPRLRVNFVASLDGAVTVDGYSAGLSGEPDKRVFGLLRMVCDALVVAAGTLRHEEYRAVRLNETRRAWRRDHGLAEYPTLVVVSGSLDLDPAQAAFADAPVRPIVLTHADADPPPGLTDVVDLLRCGTGRVDLAAGLAELHRRGLTQLLCEGGPHLFGALTAADLVDELCLTVAPLLAGPGPGRITAGDAAPPRHLLLRHVLAAEDGTLMLRHARR, via the coding sequence ATGACCGTCGGAATTCCGATTCGACGGCTCTGGCCCGAGCCGTCGACGCAGCCCCTCGACGACACCGCGCTGACGGCCCTCTACGGCCGCGCCGACAAGCCCCGACTACGGGTCAACTTCGTCGCCAGCCTGGACGGCGCGGTCACCGTGGACGGCTACTCCGCCGGACTGTCCGGCGAGCCGGACAAGCGGGTGTTCGGCCTGCTACGGATGGTTTGCGACGCGCTGGTGGTGGCGGCCGGCACGCTTCGCCACGAGGAGTACCGGGCGGTCCGGCTGAACGAGACCCGCCGTGCCTGGCGCCGTGACCACGGGCTGGCGGAATACCCGACACTGGTGGTCGTCTCCGGTTCGCTCGACCTGGACCCGGCGCAGGCCGCCTTCGCCGACGCGCCGGTCCGGCCCATCGTGCTCACCCACGCCGACGCCGACCCGCCGCCCGGACTGACCGACGTCGTCGACCTGCTGCGCTGCGGCACCGGGCGGGTCGACCTGGCCGCCGGCCTCGCCGAGCTGCACCGACGCGGCCTGACCCAACTGCTCTGCGAGGGCGGCCCACACCTGTTCGGCGCGCTCACCGCCGCCGATCTGGTGGACGAGCTGTGCCTCACCGTCGCACCACTGCTCGCGGGGCCCGGCCCCGGCCGAATCACCGCCGGCGACGCCGCACCCCCCCGGCACCTGCTACTGCGACACGTGCTCGCCGCCGAGGACGGCACCCTCATGCTCCGCCACGCCCGCCGGTGA
- a CDS encoding plasmid pRiA4b ORF-3 family protein, with the protein MPRQIFQLKMSLAGVRPPVWRRVLVPAGYTLDRLHRVVQHAMGWRDCHLHSFEIDAMQYGEPDPDGELALHDELDVRLDAVLGKGSRFSYTYDFGDWWEHDLVVEDALTVDPDERYPVCLDGERACPPEGIGGPLGYQALLVALDDHAGPADLANPRHAMLRDWAGSTFDPSRFDPNRATTLLRRFC; encoded by the coding sequence ATGCCGCGTCAGATCTTCCAGCTGAAGATGTCCCTCGCGGGTGTCCGCCCGCCGGTGTGGCGTCGGGTGCTCGTCCCGGCCGGCTACACACTGGACCGGCTGCACCGGGTGGTGCAGCACGCGATGGGTTGGCGGGACTGCCACCTGCACTCGTTCGAGATCGACGCCATGCAGTACGGCGAGCCCGACCCGGACGGGGAGTTGGCGCTGCACGACGAGTTGGACGTGCGGTTGGACGCCGTGCTCGGCAAGGGCAGCCGATTCTCCTACACGTACGACTTCGGCGACTGGTGGGAGCACGACCTGGTCGTGGAGGACGCGCTGACGGTCGACCCGGACGAGCGGTACCCGGTCTGCCTGGACGGCGAGCGGGCCTGCCCGCCGGAGGGTATCGGCGGGCCGTTGGGTTATCAGGCGCTCCTGGTCGCGCTCGACGACCATGCCGGCCCAGCCGACCTCGCCAACCCGCGGCACGCGATGCTGCGCGACTGGGCGGGCTCCACCTTCGACCCGTCCCGCTTCGACCCCAACCGCGCAACCACCCTCCTCCGCCGCTTCTGCTGA
- a CDS encoding ABC transporter substrate-binding protein, giving the protein MSVTTRRTRLAAAALAAITAIGGLAACGNDDDKPAAGEKPAKLVVDTFGEFGYEDLVKQYEKDTGIKVELRKTAQLAEYRPKLVRYLATGKGAADVTALEEGILNEFKPNARNWADLNPLVADHSKEYLPWKWELGKAPDGRLIGLPTDVGSLAVCYRKDLFQAAGLPTERDQVSALWPDWKGFHDAGLKYKQGSGGKAFIDSITAVSNGVMFQGNGDLFYDKEDNIIADTSPAVKNAWDTATSMADISAKAQTWSPEWSGGFKQGTFAATFCPSWMLGIVSENSGAANKGKWDVASVPGGGGNWGGSWLAVPAQSKYPKEAAKLAEYLTNAKSQVEAFKAKGPLPTNLEALKNEAFIGYTNEYFSNAPTGKIFGESVAKIQPTHLGPKHQAVKENALEPALRAFESGQADKAKAWEQFTKDAKTQGAF; this is encoded by the coding sequence ATGAGTGTCACCACGCGGCGTACCCGCCTGGCGGCCGCTGCCCTGGCCGCGATCACCGCAATCGGCGGTCTCGCGGCCTGCGGCAACGACGACGACAAGCCGGCTGCCGGCGAGAAGCCGGCCAAGCTGGTCGTCGACACCTTCGGCGAATTCGGCTACGAAGATCTTGTCAAGCAGTACGAGAAGGACACCGGCATCAAGGTCGAGCTGCGCAAGACCGCGCAGCTCGCGGAGTACCGGCCGAAGCTGGTCCGCTACCTGGCCACCGGCAAGGGCGCGGCGGACGTCACCGCTCTGGAAGAGGGCATCCTCAACGAGTTCAAGCCCAACGCGCGCAACTGGGCCGACCTCAACCCGCTGGTTGCCGACCACTCGAAGGAATACCTGCCCTGGAAGTGGGAGCTGGGCAAGGCGCCGGACGGTCGGCTGATCGGCCTCCCGACCGACGTCGGCAGCCTCGCCGTCTGCTACCGCAAGGACCTGTTCCAGGCTGCCGGTCTGCCCACCGAGCGCGACCAGGTGTCGGCGCTCTGGCCGGACTGGAAGGGCTTCCACGACGCCGGTCTGAAGTACAAGCAGGGCAGCGGCGGCAAGGCGTTCATCGACTCGATCACCGCCGTCTCCAACGGCGTGATGTTCCAGGGCAACGGTGACCTGTTCTACGACAAGGAAGACAACATCATCGCGGACACCAGCCCCGCGGTGAAGAACGCCTGGGACACCGCCACCTCGATGGCGGACATCTCCGCCAAGGCGCAGACCTGGTCGCCGGAGTGGTCGGGTGGCTTCAAGCAGGGCACCTTCGCGGCCACCTTCTGCCCGTCCTGGATGCTCGGCATCGTCTCGGAGAACTCCGGTGCGGCCAACAAGGGCAAGTGGGACGTGGCGTCCGTGCCGGGCGGCGGCGGTAACTGGGGCGGCTCGTGGCTCGCGGTTCCGGCGCAGAGCAAGTACCCGAAGGAGGCGGCGAAGCTCGCCGAGTACCTGACCAACGCCAAGAGCCAGGTGGAGGCCTTCAAGGCCAAGGGCCCGCTGCCCACCAACCTGGAGGCGCTGAAGAACGAGGCGTTCATCGGCTACACCAACGAGTACTTCAGCAACGCGCCGACCGGCAAGATCTTCGGGGAGAGCGTCGCCAAGATCCAGCCGACCCACCTGGGCCCGAAGCACCAGGCGGTCAAGGAGAACGCGCTCGAGCCGGCCCTGCGGGCGTTCGAGAGCGGGCAGGCCGACAAGGCGAAGGCCTGGGAGCAGTTCACGAAGGATGCCAAGACTCAGGGTGCCTTCTGA
- a CDS encoding carbohydrate ABC transporter permease — protein sequence MSLSATTAPPSPAAPPSPDLPSRQRRGRLLNHLDVKYSPYLYIAPFFLIFGAFGLYPMVRTAWMSLHDWDMIGEHSFIGFDNYTRLFSDEYFWNALVNTFGIFALSTIPQLLLALFLANLLNRTFLRAKTFFRMAIFMPNVVSVAAVAIVFGMLFQREFGLFNWLLGLVGVDPVDWDGQRWSSWFAISSMVNWRWTGYNTLILLAGMQAIPKDLYEAAEIDGAGPWRQFWQITLPMLKPTFTFVVILSTIGGMQLFTEPLLFANGNILGGSQREFQTLAMYMYEMGISNLNTAGYGAAVAWAIFMIIVVVSLFNFLLVRRSAK from the coding sequence ATGAGCCTGTCGGCTACGACGGCACCGCCGTCGCCAGCAGCACCGCCTTCTCCCGACCTCCCTTCCCGGCAGCGCCGGGGAAGGTTACTCAACCACCTCGACGTCAAGTACTCGCCGTACCTCTACATCGCACCGTTCTTCCTGATCTTCGGCGCGTTCGGGTTGTACCCGATGGTGCGTACCGCCTGGATGTCGCTGCACGACTGGGACATGATCGGCGAGCACTCGTTCATCGGCTTCGACAACTACACCCGGCTGTTCTCCGACGAGTACTTCTGGAACGCGCTGGTCAACACGTTCGGCATCTTCGCCCTGTCGACCATCCCGCAGCTGTTGCTCGCCCTCTTCCTGGCGAACCTGCTCAACCGGACCTTCCTGCGCGCCAAGACCTTCTTCCGGATGGCCATCTTCATGCCGAACGTGGTGTCGGTGGCCGCGGTCGCGATCGTCTTCGGGATGCTCTTCCAGCGGGAGTTCGGCCTGTTCAACTGGCTGCTCGGCCTCGTCGGTGTCGATCCGGTCGACTGGGACGGGCAGCGGTGGAGTTCCTGGTTCGCCATCTCCTCGATGGTCAACTGGCGGTGGACCGGGTACAACACCCTGATCCTGCTCGCCGGCATGCAGGCGATCCCGAAGGACCTCTACGAGGCCGCAGAGATCGACGGCGCCGGCCCGTGGCGGCAGTTCTGGCAGATCACCCTGCCCATGCTCAAGCCCACCTTCACCTTCGTGGTCATCCTGTCCACGATCGGCGGCATGCAGCTCTTCACCGAGCCACTGCTCTTCGCCAACGGCAACATTCTCGGCGGCAGTCAGCGGGAGTTCCAGACGCTGGCCATGTACATGTACGAGATGGGCATCTCGAACCTGAACACCGCCGGCTACGGAGCCGCGGTCGCCTGGGCGATCTTCATGATCATCGTGGTGGTGTCGCTGTTCAACTTCCTACTCGTCCGCCGCTCGGCGAAGTGA
- a CDS encoding carbohydrate ABC transporter permease — MISASQRLWRTSPLTYVALVLAALLSIYPFYYMLVIGSRSLDSINDVPPPLTPGNAFGDNFGRVLDNDAANFLTGMMNSIIVSSVVTLSVVLTGSLAGFAFAKLRFRGSNALLLAIIVTMMIPTQMGLIPLWGMMQDLRWYDTLYAVTVPFLVSAFGVFMMRQYASQAISDELIEAGRVDGASTFRIYWSIVLPALRPAAGVLGLLTFMETWNSFIWPYAILTPENPTLQVSLSFLSYAYYTDYSQVFAATAIGTIPLVIVFLVFGRQIIGGIMEGAVKS, encoded by the coding sequence ATGATCTCGGCTTCCCAGCGCCTGTGGCGCACCAGTCCGCTGACCTACGTGGCGCTCGTCCTGGCGGCGCTGCTGTCGATCTACCCGTTCTACTACATGCTGGTGATCGGCAGTCGCAGCCTGGACTCCATCAACGATGTGCCGCCGCCGCTGACCCCAGGTAACGCGTTCGGTGACAACTTCGGGCGGGTGCTCGACAACGACGCCGCCAACTTCCTCACCGGCATGATGAACTCGATCATCGTCTCCTCGGTGGTCACCCTGTCGGTGGTGCTCACCGGTTCGCTGGCCGGGTTCGCCTTCGCCAAGCTGCGCTTCCGGGGCAGCAACGCTCTCCTGCTGGCGATCATCGTCACCATGATGATCCCGACCCAGATGGGGCTCATCCCGCTCTGGGGCATGATGCAGGACCTGAGGTGGTACGACACCCTCTACGCGGTCACCGTGCCGTTCCTGGTCAGCGCCTTCGGCGTGTTCATGATGCGGCAGTACGCCAGCCAGGCCATCTCCGACGAGCTGATCGAGGCCGGCCGCGTCGACGGGGCGAGCACGTTCCGGATCTACTGGAGCATCGTGCTGCCCGCACTGCGTCCCGCCGCCGGCGTGCTCGGTCTGCTGACCTTCATGGAGACCTGGAACTCGTTCATCTGGCCGTACGCCATCCTCACCCCGGAGAACCCGACCCTGCAGGTCTCGCTCTCCTTCCTCTCGTACGCGTACTACACCGACTACTCCCAGGTGTTCGCAGCCACGGCGATCGGCACCATCCCCCTGGTTATCGTCTTTCTCGTGTTCGGCCGCCAGATCATCGGCGGGATCATGGAAGGTGCCGTCAAGTCGTGA
- a CDS encoding GH1 family beta-glucosidase produces the protein MSNPASPPAVDVLDERPGLTFPPGFLWGAATAAYQIEGAAAEGGRTPSIWDTFSHTDGRVVAGHTGDVACDHYHRLGGDVALMAELGLKSYRFSVSWSRVQPGGTGAANPQGLDFYRRLVDDLLANGIEPWLTLYHWDLPQPLEDAGGWPARDTAARFADYTTLVADALGDRVRYWTTLNEPWCSAFLGYGSGVHAPGRTNGADAVRAGHHLMLGHGLSVQALRAARPGAEVGVTVNLYPVDPASDAPADVDAARRIDGLANRFFLDPLLRGSYPEDLVTDLSAVTDFDHVHDGDLATISTPLDVVGVNYYSRHVVAAPTGGGEAASAPSCWPGSEDIRFVTRGVPVTDMGWEIDAPGLLETLRRVHDYTDLPLYVTENGSAFVDTVVDGQVDDVDRLAYFDAHLRAAHEAINAGVPLRGYFAWSLMDNFEWAWGYTKRFGMIHVDYDSQVRIPKSSAKWYASVIRRNGLAAQ, from the coding sequence GTGAGCAACCCCGCCAGCCCACCCGCCGTCGACGTCCTCGACGAGCGCCCCGGGCTGACCTTCCCACCCGGATTCCTGTGGGGGGCCGCCACTGCGGCGTACCAGATCGAGGGGGCGGCGGCCGAGGGCGGCCGTACCCCGTCGATCTGGGACACCTTCAGCCACACCGACGGTCGGGTCGTCGCCGGGCACACCGGCGACGTGGCCTGCGACCACTACCACCGGCTCGGCGGGGATGTCGCCCTGATGGCCGAGCTGGGTCTGAAGTCGTACCGTTTCTCGGTCTCCTGGAGCCGGGTGCAGCCCGGCGGCACCGGAGCGGCCAACCCACAGGGCCTGGATTTCTACCGGCGACTGGTCGACGACCTGTTGGCCAACGGCATCGAGCCGTGGCTCACCCTCTACCACTGGGACCTGCCGCAGCCCCTGGAGGACGCCGGCGGCTGGCCGGCCCGGGACACCGCGGCCCGCTTCGCCGACTACACGACGCTGGTCGCCGACGCGCTCGGTGACCGGGTGCGCTACTGGACCACGCTGAACGAGCCGTGGTGTTCGGCGTTCCTCGGCTACGGCTCCGGCGTGCACGCCCCCGGCCGCACCAACGGGGCGGATGCGGTCCGCGCCGGGCACCACCTCATGCTCGGTCACGGCCTGTCCGTCCAGGCGCTGCGGGCCGCCCGGCCGGGCGCCGAGGTGGGTGTGACGGTCAACCTCTATCCGGTCGACCCGGCCAGCGACGCCCCCGCCGACGTGGACGCGGCCCGGCGGATCGACGGGTTGGCCAACCGGTTCTTCCTCGACCCACTGCTGCGCGGGTCGTACCCGGAGGACCTGGTGACCGACCTCAGCGCGGTGACCGACTTCGACCACGTGCACGACGGCGATCTGGCCACCATCTCCACGCCGCTGGACGTGGTCGGGGTCAACTACTACAGCCGGCACGTCGTCGCCGCCCCGACCGGCGGCGGCGAGGCGGCGTCGGCCCCCTCGTGCTGGCCGGGCAGCGAGGACATCCGGTTTGTGACCCGGGGCGTCCCGGTCACCGACATGGGCTGGGAGATCGATGCTCCCGGCCTGCTCGAGACGCTGCGCCGGGTGCACGACTACACCGATCTCCCCCTGTACGTCACCGAGAACGGCTCCGCGTTCGTCGACACGGTGGTCGACGGGCAGGTCGACGACGTCGACCGGTTGGCCTACTTCGACGCCCATCTGCGCGCCGCGCACGAGGCGATCAACGCCGGGGTGCCCCTGCGGGGCTACTTCGCCTGGTCGCTGATGGATAATTTCGAATGGGCCTGGGGTTACACGAAGCGGTTCGGCATGATCCATGTCGACTACGACAGCCAGGTCCGCATCCCCAAGTCCAGCGCCAAGTGGTACGCCTCGGTGATCCGGCGCAACGGTCTGGCCGCACAATAG
- a CDS encoding LacI family DNA-binding transcriptional regulator — MTTQRTRSLGRPTLDAVAARAGVGRGTVSRVVNGSPQVSPEARAAVQQAIAELGYVPNRAARALVTQRTDSVALVVSESGERVFTEPFFASIVRGISSGLLETPMQLWLAMAQSAVERERVEHHLTNQHVDGVLLLSLHDSDPLPTLLEERGLPAVLGGRPARMLQPGAQPAWFVDVDNVGGARQAVEYLARQGRRRIATIAGPQDMGAGLARLTGYTEAVKATGAGVNPDLIAYGDFSESSGVACMRRLLDACPDLDAVFVASDLMAFGALRTLREAGRRVPEDVAVIGFDDATIARQAEPPLTTVFQPVEEMGRQMARLLVARIRGEDLPAPHILLDTQLVHRASA, encoded by the coding sequence ATGACAACGCAGCGCACCCGGTCGCTCGGGCGCCCGACCCTCGATGCGGTCGCGGCGCGTGCCGGCGTCGGGCGGGGCACGGTCTCCCGCGTGGTCAACGGCTCGCCCCAGGTCAGCCCGGAGGCCCGGGCCGCGGTCCAACAGGCCATCGCTGAGCTGGGGTACGTGCCGAACCGGGCCGCCCGTGCGCTCGTCACCCAGCGGACCGACTCCGTCGCGCTGGTGGTGTCCGAATCCGGGGAGCGGGTCTTCACCGAGCCGTTCTTCGCCTCGATCGTGCGGGGGATCAGCTCCGGGCTGCTGGAGACGCCGATGCAACTCTGGCTGGCCATGGCGCAGTCGGCGGTGGAGCGGGAGCGGGTCGAGCACCACCTGACCAACCAGCACGTCGACGGCGTACTGCTGCTGTCGTTGCACGACTCCGACCCACTGCCGACCCTGCTGGAGGAGCGCGGCCTGCCCGCCGTGCTCGGCGGTCGGCCCGCCCGGATGCTGCAACCCGGCGCTCAGCCGGCCTGGTTCGTCGACGTGGACAACGTTGGCGGGGCCCGGCAGGCGGTCGAGTACCTGGCGAGGCAGGGGCGGCGACGCATCGCCACCATCGCCGGGCCGCAGGACATGGGCGCCGGCCTGGCCCGGTTGACCGGCTACACCGAGGCGGTCAAGGCCACCGGAGCCGGCGTCAACCCCGACCTGATCGCGTACGGCGACTTCAGCGAGAGCAGCGGTGTGGCCTGCATGCGCCGGCTGCTGGACGCCTGCCCGGACCTGGACGCCGTCTTCGTCGCGTCCGACCTCATGGCGTTCGGTGCCCTGCGTACCCTGCGCGAGGCCGGCCGGCGCGTGCCCGAGGACGTCGCGGTGATCGGCTTCGACGACGCGACGATCGCCCGACAGGCGGAGCCGCCGCTGACCACGGTCTTCCAGCCGGTGGAGGAGATGGGCCGGCAGATGGCCCGACTGCTGGTAGCCCGCATCCGCGGCGAGGACCTCCCGGCCCCACACATCCTCCTGGACACCCAACTGGTCCACCGAGCCTCCGCCTAA
- a CDS encoding acyl-CoA dehydrogenase family protein yields the protein MDFSYDTRTEELRDELTRFLTEHVYPAEAVHAEQVAAGDPWSRTPVLAELKAEARRRGLWNLFLPDPRYGAGLTNLQYAPLAELTGRSPHLAPEALNCAAPDTGNMELLTEFGSDAQQKRWLMPLLEGEIRSAFCMTEPDVASSDATNIATRITRDGDEYVINGRKWWSSGAMDPRCEIFIVMGKTDPGADRHRQQSMVLVPRDTPGVAVRRGMTVFGYTDGSHGGHAEIDFTDVRVPAENLIGAEGTGFAIAQARLGPGRIHHCMRLIGMAERALELLCKRALERIAFGRPLAEQGVVREWIAESRVRIEQARLLVLKTAWLMDTVGNKGAHTEIQAIKIGTPAMAEWVIDKAIQGYGGAGVSQDTPLAALWAQARTLRLADGPDEVHRNSLAKRELRRWTPTPT from the coding sequence ATGGACTTCTCATACGACACGCGGACCGAGGAGCTGCGCGACGAGCTCACCCGGTTCCTGACCGAGCACGTCTACCCGGCCGAGGCCGTGCACGCCGAGCAGGTGGCCGCCGGCGACCCGTGGTCGCGTACCCCGGTGCTGGCCGAGCTGAAGGCGGAGGCCCGCCGGCGCGGCCTGTGGAACCTCTTCCTGCCTGACCCGCGCTACGGCGCCGGCCTGACCAACCTGCAGTACGCTCCGCTCGCCGAACTCACCGGACGCAGCCCGCACCTGGCGCCCGAGGCGCTCAACTGTGCGGCACCGGACACCGGCAACATGGAGCTGCTGACCGAGTTCGGCTCGGACGCGCAGCAGAAGCGGTGGCTCATGCCGCTGCTGGAGGGCGAGATCCGCTCCGCGTTCTGCATGACCGAACCGGACGTCGCCTCCTCCGACGCCACCAACATCGCCACCCGGATCACCCGTGACGGCGACGAGTACGTGATCAACGGACGCAAGTGGTGGTCGTCGGGTGCGATGGACCCACGCTGCGAGATCTTCATCGTGATGGGCAAGACCGACCCGGGCGCCGACCGGCACCGCCAGCAGAGCATGGTCCTGGTCCCCCGGGACACCCCCGGTGTGGCCGTACGCCGTGGCATGACCGTCTTCGGCTACACCGATGGTTCACACGGTGGGCACGCGGAGATCGACTTCACCGACGTCCGGGTGCCGGCGGAGAACCTGATCGGCGCCGAGGGCACCGGGTTCGCCATCGCCCAGGCCCGGTTGGGTCCGGGCCGGATCCACCACTGCATGCGATTAATCGGAATGGCTGAGCGAGCATTGGAGCTGCTCTGCAAGCGGGCGCTCGAGCGGATCGCGTTCGGCCGGCCGCTGGCCGAGCAGGGCGTGGTCCGGGAGTGGATCGCCGAGTCGCGGGTGCGCATCGAGCAGGCCCGCCTGCTGGTGCTCAAGACCGCCTGGCTGATGGACACCGTCGGCAACAAGGGCGCACACACCGAGATCCAGGCCATCAAGATCGGCACCCCGGCGATGGCGGAGTGGGTGATCGACAAGGCCATTCAGGGGTACGGCGGCGCCGGCGTCAGCCAGGACACCCCACTGGCCGCCCTCTGGGCACAGGCCCGCACCCTGCGCCTGGCCGACGGCCCCGACGAGGTCCACCGCAACTCGCTAGCCAAGCGCGAACTCCGCCGCTGGACCCCCACCCCCACCTGA